The following coding sequences are from one Mercenaria mercenaria strain notata unplaced genomic scaffold, MADL_Memer_1 contig_2923, whole genome shotgun sequence window:
- the LOC128552577 gene encoding baculoviral IAP repeat-containing protein 7-like has translation MAALTKQESENECSQKNVDPERRSVSVWKGEADVCSGCILKNGRRTNNEIDIGLHERLSPKNGERTEYRPTEEIQYFPGITNEKPKHPDFAIRRARLSSFSQWTKGHVMKPEDLAEAGFYFSGVRDFVRCFFCGGGLKNWEYGDSPWIEHARRFSTCAYIKQCKGEHFITLCQISNMTFPTQINVQLRDLDSGQTNIVEDQCITDLNSIAAKRVLDMGYMQTQTTVIQANASATTTTPGQHSNTTRNRSQSSSPNSRQSDQSNVAIDERKSLNEENRQELKEQIMCKICFDKDANIVLLPCGHLASCVECAHALRKCAICRTVIQGTVRIYQA, from the exons ATGGCTGCACTTACGAAACAGGAAAGCGAGAATGAATGCTCTCAAAAAAATGTTGATCCAGAACGTCGGTCGGtgtctgtct gGAAAGGAGAAGCTGACGTTTGCTCTGGCTGTATATTAAAGAATGGAAGAAGGACAAATAATGAAATTGATATTGGATTACATGAAAGACTTTCACCAAAAAATGGAGAGAGAACTGAATATCGTCCGACAGAAGAGATTCAGTATTTCCCTGGAATAACAAACGAAAAACCAAAGCATCCCGATTTTGCCATACGGAGAGCAAGACTGTCATCATTTTCGCAATGGACAAAGGGTCACGTGATGAAACCGGAAGATTTAGCAGAAGCAGGATTTTACTTTTCTG GAGTGCGGGATTTTGTAAGATGTTTCTTCTGTGGTGGTGGATTGAAAAACTGGGAGTATGGAGACAGTCCCTGGATTGAGCACGCTAGAAGGTTCTCGACGTGCGCATATATAAAACAATGCAAGGGAGAACACTTTATAACTTTGTGTCAGATATCAAATATGACTTTTCCGACACAGATCAATGTT cagttgcgAGATTTAGATTCAGGACAGACAAACATTGTTGAAGACCAGTGCATTACAGATTTAAATAGTATTGCCGCTAAACGTGTTCTCGACATGGGATACATGCAAACACAG ACAACAGTTATACAAGCTAATGCATCTGCTACAACAACGACACCAGGACAGCATAGCAACACCACCCGCAACAGAAGTCAGTCATCTTCTCCAAACAGCCGGCAGTCGGACCAGTCTAATGTCGCCATAGATG AGAGAAAGTCACTGAATGAAGAAAATCGACAAGAACTCAAAGAACAGATAATGTGCAAAATTTGCTTTGATAAAGATGCAAATATTGTGCTTCTTCCATGTGGACATTTGGCTTCGTGTGTTGAATGTGCGCATGCGCTAAGAAAATGCGCCATCTGTCGTACAGTTATTCAGGGGACTGTTAGAATATATCAGGCATAA
- the LOC128552575 gene encoding E3 ubiquitin-protein ligase XIAP-like encodes MEHLSKTSCFYSRILVCTCTLLLLTIITKIVNNVETGNSILKLKQAGTLTCTGLKQFMQKISIASKILSCFPNCEVQSNTEFGNHDNISSVIEAITAQQKRENITRDIPIVRRKHIQGKQYTCFISSRNLNDKNTTAILRKEYSIIDVISYIIVLLATLSICTNSTFYFQKSKHFSRSKDESKARYSYDFIFHLGNQSVFEFKVYHFSLKQYLNEIEKESDKNIKRMYHEWARYESFKTFPKDCTVSTLRLAQAGFYYTGNGVETACFSCGVKNEKWTGNESVIELHKRLSPKCKFINGERTENVPIHGIGESEQNQSGGACGGPEDLSENNAVRETGQKKHIEHRNEITRTRNEVSQETEQNLEQTNTNTGNSFQNPLENERHIILQNGYSGQHSEYRPTEEIQHFPGITNEQPKHPDYATRGVRLSSFSQWPLGHVMKPEDLAEAGFFFCGMQDLVRCFFCGGGMKNWEYGDSPWIEHARWFPTCAYLKQCKGEDFVNLCQISNMTFPTHTNFQLRDLDSQQANIVEDQYITDLNSIAAKRVLDMGYMQTQVEDAIRNIRQRIGPVEELKAQNILEYLLDSSYTANASTTTTTSVQHSNTANNGSQSSPNNRQSDQSNVSIDTTERSSPEQSADKNPKATKDERKALKEENQHLKEQMMCKICMDKDANTVFLPCGHLVSCVECAHALRKCAVCRTVIQGTVRAYAA; translated from the exons ATGGAACACCTTTCTAAGACAAGTTGCTTCTACAGTAGAATATTAGTGTGTACATGTACACTGTTACTTTTAACGATAATTACCAAAATTGTAAACAATGTGGAAACTGGAAATTCAATTCTAAAACTAAAGCAAGCGGGAACTCTAACCTGCACTGGTCTCAAACAGTTCATGCAGAAAATATCGATTGCTAGTAAAATATTGTCATGTTTTCCAAACTGTGAGGTTCAAAGTAACACAGAATTTGGAAATCATGATAATATTTCATCAGTAATCGAGGCAATAACTGCTCAACAAAAACGGGAAAACATTACCAGGGATATACCGATCGTCAGAAGGAAACACATACAGGGAAAACAATACACATGCTTTATTTCCTCACGGaatttaaatgacaaaaatactACAGCAATATTGAGAAAGGAATATTCAATAATAGATGTAATTTCGTACATAATAGTTCTGTTGGCAACTTTGAGTATATGCACCAATTCAACGTTTTACTTTCAAAAGTCTAAACATTTTTCAAGATCAAAAGATGAAAGTAAAGCTCGATATTCTTATGACTTTATATTTCATCTAGGAAACCAGTCTGTTTTCGAATTTAAGGTTTATCATTTTTCGCTAAAACAATACTTGAATGAAATAGAGAAAGAAAGTGACAAGAATATCAAGCGTATGTATCATGAATGGGCTAGGTACGAATCATTCAAAACCTTCCCAAAAGACTGTACAGTGTCAACACTGCGCTTAGCACAAGCTGGTTTTTATTACACTGGGAATGGGGTGGAGACTGCTTGCTTTTCTTGTGGGGTAAAGAATGAAAAGTGGACAGGTAATGAATCTGTGATTGAATTACATAAAAGACTCTCACCAAAATGTAAGTTTATAAATGGAGAGAGAACTGAAAATGTTCCAATCCATGGAATTGGGGAATCAGAACAAAACCAGTCAGGCGGTGCATGTGGAGGTCCTGAAGATTTGTCTGAAAATAATGCGGTAAGGGAAACAGGGCAAAAAAAGCATATAGAACATCGTAACGAAATAACTAGAACAAGAAATGAAGTGTCACAGGAAACGGAGCAAAATTtagaacaaacaaacacaaatacTGGTAACAGTTTCCAGAACCCTCTGGAAAACGAAAGGCATATCATACTTCAGAATGGATATTCTGGGCAACATTCGGAATACCGTCCGACAGAAGAGATCCAGCATTTCCCAGGAATAACAAACGAACAACCAAAGCATCCCGATTATGCAACCAGAGGCGTAAGACTGTCATCGTTTTCGCAATGGCCTCTGGGTCACGTGATGAAACCGGAAGACTTGGCAGAAGCAGGATTTTTCTTTTGTG GAATGCAAGATTTAGTGAGATGTTTCTTCTGTGGTGGTGGAATGAAAAACTGGGAGTATGGAGACAGTCCCTGGATTGAGCATGCTAGATGGTTCCCTACGTGCGCGTATCTAAAACAATGCAAGGGGGAAGACTTTGTAAATTTGTGTCAGATATCAAATATGACTTTTCCGACACATACCAACTTT CAACTGCGAGATTTAGATTCACAACAAGCAAACATTGTTGAAGACCAGTACATTACAGATTTAAACAGTATTGCCGCTAAACGTGTTCTCGACATGGGGTACATGCAGACACAGGTCGAAGATGCAATCAGGAACATAAGGCAACGTATAG GTCCCGTTGAAGAACTGAAAGCACAGAACATATTAGAGTATCTTCTAGACAGCAGTTATACAGCTAATGCATCTACTACAACAACGACATCTGTACAGCATAGCAACACCGCTAACAATGGAAGTCAATCTTCTCCAAACAACCGTCAGTCGGACCAGTCTAATGTCTCCATAGATACAACCGAAAGAAGTTCACCAGAACAATCTGCAGACAAAAACCCAAAAGCAACAAAAGATG AGAGAAAGGCATTGAAGGAAGAAAATCAACATCTGAAAGAACAAATGATGTGCAAAATTTGCATGGATAAAGATGCAAATACTGTTTTTCTTCCATGTGGACATTTGGTTTCCTGTGTTGAATGTGCGCATGCTCTAAGAAAATGCGCCGTCTGTCGCACAGTTATCCAGGGGACAGTTAGAGCATATGCAGCATAA